A window of Cellulosimicrobium protaetiae genomic DNA:
GAGCCTAGGGACGTGCACGACGTCCCACAGCCCCCGTGCGACGTATCTTGCCCGCGGTGTGGGCCGGGCGGCGTACACCGCGCGGCGTACGCCGCACGCCGTCGGGTGGTCCGCTGGTCGGCACTTCGCTCCCCGCAGGGCGAAAGTTCGGCGGGAACAGTGGCCACGGCTCGCACGTTCCCTAGGATGAACACAGGCCAGCGACACCCGACTCGAGGCGAGACGCCGATGACGAGGCCCGCTGAGAGGTAGTGGACGCCGCGACCAGGAGGAGCTCATGAGCAACCCCGTCTTCAACAACAGCGCGGTCTTCGGGGATCCGAAGAACCAGCGCGGTGGGGCGGCCACGCAGGCCGGTCCCGCCTACGGGACCCCGCCGCAGCAGGGGAACCCCGCGTACGGCACGCCGCCCGCGGGCCAGTGGGGCCAGTACGGCGCCCAGGCCGCCGACGCGGCGACGCTGAACCAGATGTACGACGCGCCCTCGGCCACGACGGCGGACACGAAGCGGCTCACCTACGACGACGTCATCATGAAGACGGGCGGCCTGCTCGCCCTGCTCGTGGTCGTCGCGGCCGGGTCCTGGTACCTCACGCCGCAGATGCCTGCGCTGTGGATCGGTGGCGCGGTCGTCGGCCTCGTGCTCGGTCTGGTCAACGCGTTCAAGCGCAACCCGAGCCCGCTGCTCATCACCCTCTACACGGTCGCGCAGGGCGCGTTCCTGGGCGGGATCAGCCGGTTCTACGAGGCGCAGTGGAGCGGTGTCGTGCCGTCCGCCGTCGTGGCGACGATCGCGACGTTCGCGGCCGCGCTCTTCCTCTTCAAGTCCGGCAAGGTCCGCGTCACGCCGAAGTTCACGCGCTGGCTGCTCATCGCGATGGTCGGGTACCTCGCGTTCTCGCTCGTCAACGTCGTGCTCCTCATGTTCGGCGCGCTCGACGGCTGGGGCCTGCGCGGCGGTGCGCTCGGCATCGTCGTGAGCCTCGTCGCGGTCGGCCTCGCGGCGGCATCGCTCATCGTCGACTTCGACTCGATCAAGCGCGGCGTCGAGGGCGGTGTCCCCGCCAAGTTCGCGTGGTCGGCGGCGTTCGGCCTGCTCGTCACGCTGATCTGGCTCTACCTCGAGTTCCTGCGCCTCTTCGCGATCCTGCAGAGCAGCGACTGACGGTGGCGCGCAGCACCCGTGAACCGGCACCCGCGGCGGACCTCCCGCCGCGGGTGCCGGTCTTTGCCGCCGGTCTCGTCGTCGCCGCGGCGGCGATGCTCGCCGTCCAGGTCCTCTACATGGTCGTCTCGGGCGCGCCGCCCGCGTGGCTCGCGTTCGCGGCGCTCCTCATCCTCATCAGCGTGCCGACGGCGGGGTCCGCGGTGGCGTGGCTCGGCACCCGGATCACGCGTGACGCGTCCGAGCGCCGCGCCGCGCTGGTCTTCGCCGCGCTCGGTCTCGTCGCCGGCGCGGTCTGGGGGTCGCTGCTCGCCGGCGGCCTCGCGGCACAGCTCGCCGACGCGGGCGCGAGCGGCGGGGGAGCGCTCATCGCGGGCGCGGCCGCCGTCGTCGGAGTGACCGCGGCGATCGGTGCCGGCCTGGGCCGCCTCGCCGCGCGCGAGGCGTCCGACCGGCCGCTCCTCGTCGTCGTGCTCGGCGTCGTCGTGGTCCTCGTCGCCCTCCGGGGCCTCTTCGGCTGACGACCCCGCCATCACGTGAGTGCATGGAATAGTCGCGGTCGAACCGTTTCGACCGCGACTATTCCATGCACTCAGCGGGCGGGGTCAGGCGGGGAGGCGGCCCGTGGTCGAGGCGAAGCCGAGCCAGGTGTGGCGGTTGCCCGCCCAGCACCAGCCGACCTTCGGGGCGCCGCGACGCTCGCGGCCGTCGCGACCCGTGCCGTTCGAGATCCACAGCGCCGGGGTGCGGGCGT
This region includes:
- a CDS encoding Bax inhibitor-1/YccA family membrane protein; its protein translation is MSNPVFNNSAVFGDPKNQRGGAATQAGPAYGTPPQQGNPAYGTPPAGQWGQYGAQAADAATLNQMYDAPSATTADTKRLTYDDVIMKTGGLLALLVVVAAGSWYLTPQMPALWIGGAVVGLVLGLVNAFKRNPSPLLITLYTVAQGAFLGGISRFYEAQWSGVVPSAVVATIATFAAALFLFKSGKVRVTPKFTRWLLIAMVGYLAFSLVNVVLLMFGALDGWGLRGGALGIVVSLVAVGLAAASLIVDFDSIKRGVEGGVPAKFAWSAAFGLLVTLIWLYLEFLRLFAILQSSD